The Couchioplanes caeruleus nucleotide sequence AAGAGGCGGCGGCGCTGCCGGGCCCGGCCGGCGGACACGATCCGCTCCGCCGGGGTGGACATGCCCACGTCGCCGAACGACTCCCGCACCGCGTGCAGGACGGCGCCCGTGTCTGTGTCGTGCTCGCTCATGGCCTTACCTCCAGATGTTCCTCGTCGACCAGATGTGCGCGCAGCGACGCGACGGCCCGGGACAGGTGGGCGGTGACCGTGCCGGGGGCGATCCCCAGCACGGCCGCGGTGCCGGCGGTGTCCAGGTCCAGGAACACCCGGCACGCGAGCACCTCCCGCTGCCGCCGGGGCAGTCCGCGCAGCGCGGTGAGCAGCGCCGGATCCAGCCCGGAGTCGACGGCGCCGACGTCCTCGACGTCGGGGGTGCCGTCCCACGCCACCTCCCGCCGCTGCCGCCGCCACCGTGAGACGCGGACGTTCAACGCCGTACGGACGATCCACGCGCGCGGCGCGGGATGGCGGCTCACCTTGTGCCACGACGTCCAGGCCCGGGTGAACGCCTCCGCCACCAGGTCCTCGGCCAGCTGCCGGTCACCCACGCTGACCAGCACCGCCCGTAAGCAGGCGGCCTGATCCGACCGGTAGAACTCGGTGAACTCTCGCTGCTTCACATCAGGTACACGCCGCAGGAAGCGCATCCGCTTACCTCACTCGAACAGAAGCGAAAGCTGGTCGCGGCTGTGCGGGTCGTCCAAGACCTCGCTGATCCACGCGGTCGCGGCCGCGCGGTCCGGGGAACGTGGCCCCGGGCTCAGCCAGTCCGATGCCGCCGCCTCGGTGATGTGCCCCAGCTGGGCGATCAGCATCGAGAAGTCGCCGTGCCGGCTCAGCGTCGCCGGGCCACCGGCCGACCGGTACGCGGCGGTCAGCGCGCGGGCCCGGCCCCGGTCGTGGCGGGCGAACTCGAACAGCGCGCACGCCAGCTCCTGCGCGGGATCGGCAGCGCCGCTGTTCTCCCAGTCGATGACGCACAGCCCGCCGTCCGCGGTGGGCAGCACGTTGTCGGCCCACAGGTCGCGATGACAGATCTGCAGGTTGGTGGGCGGCTCGATCCACGACTCCAGCGCCACGAGCTCGTCGCGCAGCGCGGCCAGGCGGTCGGCGAAGGGCGCGCCCTCCCGGTGCAGCGCGGCGATCAGCTCATCCCAGCGTGGCGCGCCGACCGGTTCGGTGTACCACGGGTGGACCGGACCGGCGGTGTCCACATGGACGCCGTGCAGGGCTGCGAGCGCCGCTCCGACCAGTTCGGGGTCGAGGTTCGGGTCGGGGGCGCCCAGATCCACCCACTCGTACACGCGTACCGGGACACCGTCCACGGCGGCGAAGACGTGACCGTCGCCGGTACGCCGTACCCGCGGAGCAGGAACGCCGGCCGCGCAGGCGGCCTCCTGGAAATCAGCGGTCCCGCCGTCCTCGGCGGGCAGGAACGGGACCTTGATCGCCCACCTGCCCTCGGTCGTGTCCAGCCGCCAGACGACACCCTGCTTGCCCCGCGCGACCGGGCCGTCGGACAGCCGGACGGCGGCGCCGAGGCTGAAGTGCCGGGCGATGGCGGAAGCGTCCATCCGCCAGCTCTACCACGGCTCGCCAGTGGGCAGATCTACCGTCGGGGTAACGAGAGAGGAAGGACGCCGATGTCCAAGGTTCTGTTCGTGATGACAGGTGCGGACCACCTGACGCTCAAGGACGGCACGCGGCACCCGACCGGTTTCTGGGCCGAGGAGTTCCTGGCGCCGTACCGGGCGCTGGTCGCCGCGGGCCACGAGGTCGTCGTCGCCACCCCGGGCGGGGTCGTGCCGCCCGTCGACCGGGGAAGCCTCGCGCCGCGGGCCAACGGCGGTGACGAGGGGGTCGCCGAGGCGCTCGCCGCCGTGACCGAGCTGAAGGATCCGCTGCGGCTCGAGGATGTCCGGCTCGGCGACTACGCGGCCGTGTTCTACCCCGGCGGGCACGGGCCGATGGAGGATCTGTCCCGCGACGAGGCCTCCGCCGCCCTCGTCCGCAACACCCTCGCCGACGGCAAGCCGCTCGCCCTGGTCTGTCATGGCCTGGCCGCGCTGGTGCCGGCCGCCGGCGACGACGGCACCTGGCCGTTCGCCGGTTACCGGATGACCGGCTTCACCGACGCCGAGGAGACCGCGGCCGGCCTGGCCGGCGCGGTGCCGTGGCTGCTGCAGAGCCGGCTGGTCGAGCTCGGCGCGCAATTCGACGAGGGTACGCCGTGGGCGTCGAACATCGTGGTGGACCGCAACCTGTACACCGGCCAGAACCCCGGCTCGTCCGCCGATCTCGCCGCGGCGCTGATCGACGCGCTGAAGTAGCAGTCAGCCCTGCCGGGCGCCGCGGGGCTGCCAGCCGGCGGGCGGGTCCTCGCCGACCCGCCCGTCGACCGCCTCGCGCAACAGGTCGGCGTGGCCGGTGTGCCGGCCGTACTCCTCGATGAGGTCGCAGACGAGCCGGCGCAGGCTGGCCCGTTCGCCGCCGGGGCCGCTGATGTCGGCCGGCTGGTCGAGCCCACCGTCCGCGAGCGCGGCGGTCAGCGTGGTGCGGGCGCGTTCCACCGCGCCGTCCCAGAGGGCGTACAGCTCCGCGGGGGAGTCGTCGGCGGCGGACGTGAAGTCCCAGCCCTCCTCGGTCGCCGCCGGCCGCCAGATGTCGCCGGGCGACTCCCCGCGGAACTTCGTGTGGAAGGTGTAGTCCTCGACCAGCGCGAGGTGCTTGAGCAGGCCGCCGAGGGTCAGCGCGGAGGAACCCAGGCGGCCCCGCAGGCCGGCCGCGTCGAGCTCGTCCACCTTCCATCGGAAGGTCGCGCGCAGCCGATCCAGGGCGCCGGTGAGGTGTTCGGCCTCCGTGCCCGCGAACGGTGGTTCCCACCAGAAGTCGCCGTCGGTCATCGCGTGACCGTACCCGGAACGTCGAGGGGCGTCCCGGCTTGTTCGACCTGGTGGATGAGCTGCTTGAGGCGGGCGATCTCGTCACGCAGGGCGGCCTCCCCGGCGGCGGTGAGGGTGATCCAGGTGCGGGGGCGTTTGCCCTCGTACCCCTTCTCGATCTGGATCAGCCCGGCCTTCTCCAGGACGGTCAGGTGCTGACCGAGGTTGCCGGCGGTCAACTGGAGCGTGGTGCGCAGGAATCCGAACTCGACCTGGCGGGCCTGATGGGCGACGGTCATGATGCCGAGGCGTACGCGCTGGTGGACGACGTCGTCGAGGCTGTTCGCGGGATGATCGGTCGTCACGCGCGAGCCTCGGTGCCCGGCCGGAACGCGGCGAAGGCGGCTGCGCCCAGGAGCAGCATCCCCGCCGGGACGAGCAGGTAGGGAAGGAAGAACCACGGCGACGACGACCGGATGACGTGGTTGCCCTGAACCGTCCCGACCGCCAGGAAGACGAGCGTGTATGCCAGCAGCGCCCAGTGGCGTTCGATCCAGGCGAGCACCAGCAGCGCCAGCCCGATCACCGCAAGGGGACTGGCCAGCCCGCTCATGAGCCACCCGGCCGGCCCGATGTCCGGGTCGGTGGAGAACGGGTCGGGCGGGGAGAGAAGCGGGTGGAACGTCAACCAGATCGACACGGCCGTCATGAGGACGGCCAGCACCACGCCCACGACGACGTAGGGGCGGATGGGGGTGCCGACGCCGCGCCGCAGCGACTGCCTGATGTAGAAAGCCGCGATCACGGTGTAGGCGAGCAACAGCGCGACTGCCCAATAGCCGAGCTCTGTCGGGTTGGGCGCGGGGCAGACCGTGTAATCCGGACCGGACCGGCACCTGCCGAAGACGTCGAGGTAGGGGGCGTACCGGTAGACCGGGATCGCGAGCAGGGTGATCGTCGCGAAGACCAGCAGCGGGAACCACGTGCCGCGCTGGGCGACCCGGACCCGGCGGGTCAGCTCATGCATGGTCGCCAGCAGCTCCTGCGGGCTGATCGGCTGCGAAACAGAATCGTCTGCCATGCAGTTAGCTTTGCATCACAGACCTAACTGCGCAAGAGACTATGTCGCGCGCGAGTTCGAGTCTCTAGCGTCAGGGGGATCCGGCGAGACACTCCTGACAGGAGGACCGTGATGATTCGTCGATCCCTGGCCGCGCTCGTTGCGGTGTGCGCGCTGCTGGCCCAGCCGGCCGCCGCGTACGCCGGCAGCGGGCACCGCGTCACCCCGCTGCCCCAGGCGCACGCCCACAACGACTACGAGCACGACCGTCCCCTGTACGACGCCCTGTCGCACGGCTTC carries:
- a CDS encoding type 1 glutamine amidotransferase domain-containing protein, translating into MSKVLFVMTGADHLTLKDGTRHPTGFWAEEFLAPYRALVAAGHEVVVATPGGVVPPVDRGSLAPRANGGDEGVAEALAAVTELKDPLRLEDVRLGDYAAVFYPGGHGPMEDLSRDEASAALVRNTLADGKPLALVCHGLAALVPAAGDDGTWPFAGYRMTGFTDAEETAAGLAGAVPWLLQSRLVELGAQFDEGTPWASNIVVDRNLYTGQNPGSSADLAAALIDALK
- a CDS encoding phosphotransferase enzyme family protein; protein product: MDASAIARHFSLGAAVRLSDGPVARGKQGVVWRLDTTEGRWAIKVPFLPAEDGGTADFQEAACAAGVPAPRVRRTGDGHVFAAVDGVPVRVYEWVDLGAPDPNLDPELVGAALAALHGVHVDTAGPVHPWYTEPVGAPRWDELIAALHREGAPFADRLAALRDELVALESWIEPPTNLQICHRDLWADNVLPTADGGLCVIDWENSGAADPAQELACALFEFARHDRGRARALTAAYRSAGGPATLSRHGDFSMLIAQLGHITEAAASDWLSPGPRSPDRAAATAWISEVLDDPHSRDQLSLLFE
- a CDS encoding RNA polymerase sigma factor, yielding MKQREFTEFYRSDQAACLRAVLVSVGDRQLAEDLVAEAFTRAWTSWHKVSRHPAPRAWIVRTALNVRVSRWRRQRREVAWDGTPDVEDVGAVDSGLDPALLTALRGLPRRQREVLACRVFLDLDTAGTAAVLGIAPGTVTAHLSRAVASLRAHLVDEEHLEVRP
- a CDS encoding winged helix-turn-helix domain-containing protein, which produces MTTDHPANSLDDVVHQRVRLGIMTVAHQARQVEFGFLRTTLQLTAGNLGQHLTVLEKAGLIQIEKGYEGKRPRTWITLTAAGEAALRDEIARLKQLIHQVEQAGTPLDVPGTVTR
- a CDS encoding DinB family protein encodes the protein MTDGDFWWEPPFAGTEAEHLTGALDRLRATFRWKVDELDAAGLRGRLGSSALTLGGLLKHLALVEDYTFHTKFRGESPGDIWRPAATEEGWDFTSAADDSPAELYALWDGAVERARTTLTAALADGGLDQPADISGPGGERASLRRLVCDLIEEYGRHTGHADLLREAVDGRVGEDPPAGWQPRGARQG